A window from Opitutia bacterium ISCC 52 encodes these proteins:
- a CDS encoding zinc-binding dehydrogenase, which translates to METGKAAVWLAKYLIETRSIPIPDVQEDGLLIRTEASGVCGTDGHLIEGDPPYPAIMCHEICGKIVEMGVRANETLNVYGGPLEVGDRIALYPWIMNPRSEGCLKHGPGTCTVTNDSFVYGIPFPKLGLEGDEIISSRVDEAPYFKGGFAEYVYVFPDTYVWKLPDDMPSEVAGLLDPLAVAVRSVELAQTAPGVHEEAFNTSSQVVVMGAGPVGVLTALVCRMMGVEKIIMIGARETRLRLSREVAEVDEVIDIHEMDATDRIQRVKDITGGGADVVIQCANVTSAFVEGLEMIRRLGTLVETGNMVNQGSEVTIDPTKHICLKHARILGMSANHPGAFDKAFHLLKRHQKIPFTKLFTHHCDVEGVLDTLGHMRDQDYMKGLMTV; encoded by the coding sequence ATGGAGACCGGAAAAGCTGCCGTTTGGCTCGCCAAGTATTTAATAGAAACTAGATCTATCCCAATCCCAGATGTGCAAGAGGATGGCTTGCTCATAAGAACCGAAGCATCCGGCGTTTGTGGCACCGATGGTCATTTGATCGAAGGTGACCCGCCTTATCCGGCGATCATGTGTCACGAGATCTGTGGCAAGATTGTCGAAATGGGGGTTCGAGCTAATGAGACGCTCAATGTTTACGGAGGGCCATTGGAAGTAGGAGATCGAATAGCCCTTTATCCTTGGATCATGAATCCGCGATCTGAGGGCTGTCTCAAACATGGTCCCGGCACCTGTACCGTGACCAATGATTCATTCGTATACGGAATTCCCTTCCCAAAACTTGGCCTTGAAGGAGATGAGATCATCAGCTCCAGAGTCGATGAGGCTCCGTACTTCAAAGGCGGTTTCGCTGAGTATGTGTATGTTTTTCCCGATACCTATGTGTGGAAGTTACCCGATGACATGCCGAGTGAAGTTGCAGGGTTGTTAGATCCGTTGGCCGTGGCCGTTCGTTCGGTCGAGCTGGCTCAAACTGCTCCCGGTGTTCATGAGGAAGCTTTCAACACCAGTTCGCAGGTGGTGGTCATGGGAGCTGGCCCCGTAGGTGTGTTGACGGCTCTAGTCTGTCGTATGATGGGTGTCGAAAAAATCATTATGATCGGTGCGCGCGAAACACGCCTGCGTCTATCCAGAGAAGTGGCCGAAGTAGATGAAGTGATCGATATTCACGAAATGGATGCTACTGATCGAATCCAGCGCGTAAAAGACATCACCGGTGGTGGAGCCGATGTGGTGATTCAATGCGCCAATGTTACCAGTGCTTTTGTGGAGGGTCTGGAAATGATTCGTCGACTGGGCACCTTGGTCGAAACGGGCAACATGGTAAACCAGGGCAGCGAGGTAACTATCGATCCTACCAAACATATTTGCTTGAAGCATGCGCGTATCCTTGGAATGAGTGCCAATCATCCTGGGGCTTTTGATAAGGCCTTTCATTTGCTAAAGCGTCACCAGAAGATTCCCTTCACGAAATTGTTCACTCATCATTGTGATGTAGAGGGCGTTCTGGATACGTTGGGGCATATGCGTGATCAGGACTACATGAAGGGGTTGATGACGGTTTAA
- a CDS encoding NnrS family protein, whose translation MGILLGMLGIALWPLYYSGGFGLPYPVPHHAHLMIQGFFGAFVFGFLGTAMPRMLDAPKLRAAEVCCIIVLLCVLGVSHVLGYSEVGDGMFLLLLLSFPTIMLPRFLARKDVPPPGFLLVLLGWLSAVVGTSYFWFPPSFY comes from the coding sequence TTGGGCATTCTTCTCGGGATGCTAGGCATAGCCCTCTGGCCTTTATACTACTCTGGTGGGTTTGGCTTACCTTATCCAGTGCCTCACCATGCTCACCTCATGATTCAAGGGTTCTTTGGGGCTTTTGTATTTGGGTTTCTGGGAACGGCTATGCCGAGGATGTTGGATGCTCCGAAATTGCGCGCTGCTGAAGTATGCTGCATCATCGTGCTACTCTGTGTGCTTGGTGTAAGTCATGTCTTGGGCTACTCTGAGGTGGGCGACGGTATGTTTCTTCTGCTTCTCCTGAGCTTCCCGACTATTATGCTGCCACGTTTCTTGGCGAGGAAGGATGTTCCTCCTCCTGGGTTCCTGTTGGTCTTGTTAGGGTGGCTTTCCGCCGTAGTGGGTACGTCGTACTTTTGGTTTCCCCCTTCATTCTATTAG
- a CDS encoding VCBS repeat-containing protein: protein MKHSVLLLLLPIVFSACSGGSDSSGEIKWRVKKLTVDANEGIAIADFNGDGLPDVSAGRNWYPAPDYIAQPVRGFDDWNGYVQSNGDFAYDVNQDGLMDIVAGSFLPTEVHWYENPGPDRLQLGHQFIKHFLTDTGLSQNEASMMHDFNGDGIPEWVTNSWNVKSAMAVWSFSTEEREVQVIKGKKTVTEKKWVPTLKKHLIGDSGNGHGMAFGDINGDGREDIMVGMGWYERPEGDPLAQKWIWHPHGGENWHASVPCLVRDMNGDGINDVIWGKGHSYGLYWWEGQGVDDQGEPQWKEHIIDESFSQPHALHWADIDGDGEDELITGKRIFAHNGKDDGGTEPSVVYYYEWNKSDLKFERHTIDDSGTVGIGLQIRTHDLDGDGDLDIALAGKFGTHILFNEGR, encoded by the coding sequence ATGAAACATTCAGTTCTTCTGCTCCTTCTTCCCATAGTATTTTCGGCTTGCTCAGGAGGCAGCGATTCATCCGGTGAAATTAAGTGGCGTGTTAAGAAGCTCACCGTCGACGCGAATGAAGGCATTGCGATTGCCGATTTTAATGGCGATGGTTTACCGGATGTTTCTGCAGGTCGAAATTGGTATCCAGCTCCCGACTACATAGCGCAGCCAGTTCGTGGATTCGACGATTGGAACGGTTACGTGCAATCCAATGGAGACTTCGCTTACGATGTAAACCAGGACGGTCTTATGGATATCGTGGCGGGATCTTTTCTTCCCACAGAAGTGCACTGGTACGAGAATCCAGGGCCTGATCGACTTCAACTGGGGCATCAGTTTATCAAACACTTTTTAACGGATACCGGTCTGAGCCAAAACGAAGCTTCCATGATGCACGATTTTAATGGCGACGGTATCCCTGAATGGGTCACCAATAGTTGGAATGTGAAAAGCGCTATGGCCGTCTGGTCTTTTTCAACTGAGGAGCGAGAGGTGCAGGTGATCAAAGGTAAGAAAACGGTCACCGAAAAGAAATGGGTTCCGACATTGAAGAAGCATCTGATCGGTGATTCTGGCAATGGGCATGGTATGGCTTTTGGAGATATCAACGGGGACGGCCGTGAAGACATCATGGTTGGTATGGGCTGGTATGAACGTCCTGAAGGAGATCCTTTAGCTCAGAAATGGATCTGGCATCCTCATGGAGGAGAAAACTGGCATGCATCCGTGCCTTGCCTGGTTCGTGACATGAACGGAGACGGTATCAACGACGTCATCTGGGGGAAGGGGCATTCTTACGGACTTTATTGGTGGGAAGGACAAGGAGTAGATGACCAGGGAGAGCCGCAATGGAAGGAACACATCATCGATGAATCTTTCTCTCAGCCGCATGCGCTTCATTGGGCTGACATTGATGGAGACGGAGAGGACGAGCTCATTACGGGAAAACGAATATTTGCTCACAATGGCAAGGACGATGGTGGCACCGAGCCTTCTGTCGTGTATTACTACGAATGGAATAAGTCTGATTTGAAGTTTGAACGTCACACGATTGATGACTCGGGTACTGTGGGCATCGGTTTGCAGATTCGAACTCATGACCTGGATGGTGATGGCGACCTCGATATCGCTCTCGCAGGCAAATTTGGAACACACATTCTATTTAACGAGGGTCGGTAA
- a CDS encoding NnrS family protein: MVSPFILLDAFWYQLANLLLFQGFLLFPILGIGAFLFPRFFGLPNLHDFDESRSLPPGWIQKALLAGVCGLLVKAGFVVEAMGKIQLGPLLRLLGAAIYFGREVPFFRSLKNHGTLGVCLGTALLLLMTGMLCQSLFPQYAKSVNHIVLMGGFGLLTMTVATRVVLGHSGQTHRLKTKIRPLTIAMGLIVLSLATRISADVFPQVMLTHHIYAAVIWIVAAGIWAFKILPDVFIADDEE, encoded by the coding sequence TTGGTTTCCCCCTTCATTCTATTAGACGCTTTCTGGTATCAATTAGCCAACCTCCTTCTGTTTCAAGGGTTTCTCTTGTTTCCTATTCTAGGAATTGGGGCTTTTCTTTTTCCGCGTTTTTTTGGACTGCCTAATCTGCATGACTTTGATGAATCGCGGTCGTTGCCCCCAGGGTGGATCCAGAAAGCGCTGCTTGCCGGTGTCTGCGGATTGCTGGTCAAGGCTGGATTCGTGGTAGAAGCGATGGGAAAGATTCAACTTGGACCACTACTTCGCTTACTGGGAGCCGCGATATACTTTGGTCGTGAAGTTCCCTTTTTCCGTAGTTTAAAAAATCATGGAACGTTGGGGGTGTGTCTTGGGACGGCTCTTCTGCTCCTGATGACTGGCATGCTTTGTCAGTCTCTTTTCCCTCAATACGCCAAGAGCGTGAACCATATCGTCCTCATGGGTGGGTTCGGTCTATTGACCATGACGGTGGCGACCCGAGTGGTCTTGGGACACAGTGGGCAAACGCATCGACTGAAAACCAAGATCCGTCCTTTGACCATTGCTATGGGACTGATCGTTTTATCCCTGGCCACTCGAATCAGTGCGGATGTGTTCCCTCAGGTCATGCTCACACACCATATCTACGCCGCTGTCATTTGGATTGTCGCCGCCGGTATTTGGGCGTTCAAGATTCTGCCAGACGTATTCATCGCTGATGACGAAGAATAA
- a CDS encoding sulfatase-like hydrolase/transferase, with product MTRPNILFYCTDQQRFDTIGALGNPYVKTSRMDQLVGEGTAFTHAYCQSPICTPSRSSFMTGLYPTRVHNTRNGNDTWPKDAPPLISKMLADSGYTCGNVGKFHLTSSGLRTEPRLDDGYSYWKFSHAPRDDWEEGHDYADWVREKGGDLDALRESPENVPPEFHQTTWATDCSIEFINQNEDQPWFLTVNVYDPHPPFVPPKVYADQFNPDDMPGAHHEESDRETHAYLNEVDFQKASKVYRSREEFDAKKEQALYYAMIAQVDDQFARLLKALEDSGQKENTLIVFSSDHGEALGDHGLILKGCRFYEGLVRVPLIFSWPGVIKENLKADGLVELLDLSATILDFAGLDIPEYFQGNSLRSILEGEKSGEHIRDSVRCEYFDAISAHFCGGNGSWATMYRHGQYKINVYHGLNVGELYDLEDDPWEHKNLWNSPEHEALKNKLIFESFEQHVLLTTDVGSKRIAPM from the coding sequence ATGACGCGACCTAACATCCTTTTCTACTGCACGGATCAGCAACGTTTCGATACGATCGGAGCGCTTGGAAATCCTTATGTAAAAACCTCCCGTATGGATCAGCTTGTGGGAGAGGGGACGGCCTTTACTCACGCCTATTGCCAGAGCCCTATTTGCACGCCCAGTCGATCCAGCTTTATGACGGGACTTTATCCAACCCGGGTACACAACACCCGTAATGGAAACGACACCTGGCCCAAAGATGCACCACCACTCATTTCAAAAATGCTGGCTGATTCCGGTTATACCTGCGGCAACGTAGGCAAATTTCACCTGACCAGTTCAGGCCTGCGAACGGAGCCTCGTCTCGACGATGGGTATAGCTACTGGAAATTCAGCCACGCCCCACGAGACGACTGGGAAGAAGGGCACGACTATGCCGATTGGGTGAGGGAGAAAGGGGGCGATTTGGATGCCTTGCGAGAGAGCCCCGAGAACGTTCCGCCGGAATTCCATCAAACCACCTGGGCTACGGATTGTTCCATTGAATTTATTAATCAGAATGAAGATCAACCCTGGTTTCTCACGGTTAATGTTTATGATCCTCATCCACCTTTTGTCCCGCCCAAGGTCTATGCTGATCAGTTCAATCCAGACGACATGCCAGGTGCACATCATGAGGAGTCGGATCGGGAGACGCATGCCTATTTAAACGAAGTCGATTTTCAGAAAGCATCGAAGGTTTATCGAAGCCGGGAAGAGTTTGATGCCAAAAAAGAACAAGCGCTTTACTATGCAATGATTGCGCAGGTTGATGATCAATTTGCTCGCTTATTAAAGGCTCTCGAAGACAGCGGACAGAAGGAGAACACCCTTATCGTTTTTTCCAGTGATCACGGAGAAGCGCTGGGGGATCACGGACTCATTCTCAAGGGCTGCCGGTTTTATGAAGGACTGGTTCGTGTGCCTCTAATATTTAGTTGGCCCGGAGTGATTAAAGAGAACCTTAAAGCCGATGGATTGGTTGAGTTGCTCGACCTGTCAGCAACGATTCTTGATTTTGCAGGATTGGACATACCGGAGTATTTCCAGGGGAACTCACTTCGTTCCATCCTCGAAGGCGAGAAGAGTGGGGAGCATATCCGCGATTCGGTACGTTGTGAGTATTTCGATGCCATCTCTGCTCACTTCTGCGGAGGGAACGGGAGTTGGGCCACTATGTACCGGCATGGTCAATACAAAATCAACGTTTATCACGGACTCAATGTCGGCGAACTCTATGATTTGGAAGATGATCCTTGGGAGCACAAAAATCTCTGGAACAGTCCCGAGCACGAAGCTCTGAAAAATAAACTCATATTTGAGAGCTTTGAGCAGCATGTCCTGTTGACCACCGATGTCGGGTCCAAGCGAATCGCACCGATGTGA